The Bacteroidota bacterium genome contains the following window.
ACACGCTCTGCAGTAACCATTTTTTCGATCACATCTTTTGCTTCAGCCGGCGCTTCTTCAGTCTCTGGTGCGGATTCTTTTGCAAGGTCTGCCGCTTCCACCTTGAGCTCATCCGTAGCTTTTCGCTGCTTCCGCAGAATCAGATGTGGCGCACCCGATTCCCTGGATGTTTTGTTGTTACGAACAATCAATTCATAACTGAGCGGCGAACGCTTTGCACCTTCGTTTTCACTATTCTGATTCATAAGTACTAGATTCTCAACGCTGCATCCTCAGGACAAATGAACAAAGGGGTAGACTTGGGTCCTGATAAACGGGTATACAGCAATCCAACAGCCGTAGGGCGCACTACTAAAACAATTGTATTTTAAGACTTTACAGCTTAAAAACAACCCGTTTTTTAAAAAAGTGCAAGGATGCAGGATTAATTTTACAAATGAAAGGAGCCCTGTATAGGATCAAAATGTATTCCTACTCTTGCACCCGGGCCGGTTCTTTTCGCTAAATCGTTATACGCTTTTGACCAAATATGATAATTAGCACGTTCTTATCCTATTCACACTTTTGAAATCAAACAACTTTCATATTAGAAAGCCGAGGACCTGGCCGGCTGTTGTGGTGTCGGGGGTACTACTAGCCGTTAGTTTCCCTCCCTTCCCGTTACCTTTTGTAAGTTGTGTCGCTTTGATACCCGTTTTGCGCCACAGCTTCTCACAGGCTGACACCCGTAAAGTATACCTGGATTTTTTCTTTGTCTTCCTGATTCTTTTTGCAATTACCTTCTCCTGGCCCCTTAGACACCCTTTTACCAATACCGCATTTGCCTCCCTATCCGGTGTTTTGCTCTTGCCCATGTCGATGGCATTGCCATTTGCTGCCGGCAATTTTGTTCAAAAAAAAGCAGGCTATCTTGCCGGCGCTGTAGCATGCTGCGCCTTTTTCTTGACCGTTGAAAGTTTCTGGACCCACGGGCCCCTTGCAATGCCCGGCACGTTACTCGGCCATTCCCTCGCCCATGCGCCCTACATCAGGCAAATGGCAGATGTATCTGGTGTAGCCGGACTTAGCCTCTGGGTTTTAACGTTTAACTTTATATATACAGGATTGTGGCTCGCTAAAAACAAACGCATCCGGAAAAAATTGCTGCTTTGCGCCATTGTGCTGCTATTTTTTCCGCTTCTCTATGGCCTCATACGGCTTAACACATTACCTCAGCATCATACAACAACGCGTGTAGCGCTTGTACAGCCCGCAGTTCCGTCCATCTTATGGACAGATGAATATGATGGCAGCAGGATTACACAGTTGATTCAACTAACGGATAGTCTGCATCAGACAGCGATGCCCCCCGCACTGGTGATTTGGCCAGAGACTGCCCTTCCACTGGTGGCAGATAACAGCAACCAACATCACCAGCACCTTAGTGCCTGGTTACAGACAAAGGAACTGCCTTTACTGGCCGGCGCGATACTCCCAGCCCCAGATGCCACAGGTCCTACTGCGTTTACCAATAGCGCTGTTCTGCATAGAGACAGCACCCGAATTCGGTACAACAAGAACAAGCTTGTGCCTTTTGCAGAACGGGTCCCATTTGAAAACCTCACCCGGAAACTTGGTCAGTTTCGTGTAGATGCCGGCGGTGTTGCAGGATACCAACCCGGCCATTCACAAAACACAATGGCGATGCCCGACGCGAACCTTGGGGTGCTCATCTGTTTTGAATCTTTGTTTGGCGGATACACCCGCAAGTACATCAAGGAAGGTGCAGATTTCCTGGTTGCGCTGTCAAATATTGGCTGGTGGGGATCTCGATTTGCACCGGCGCAGTACCTCGCCTTTTCTACACTGCGGGCCATAGAGACGCGGCGCGCACTTGCGATAAATACAGTCAGCGGACCAGGCCTGGTTGTAGATCAGACGGGCGATACCATTGCCAATACCACCTGGATGCAGCGTACAGTAGTTGATGTCGACATACCGCACTATAGAACAACGTCCGTTTACGCCACCTTCGGCGACTGGTTAAGCATCCTTGCTCTGCTTATATCAATTGGACTTGTATGTTATTTGGCGCTGCCATATATCTCAACAATTACAGGAAGAAAGACCAATTAATTTGTTTCCTTGCATGCAATTTACGTGTCCTCTTATTCTTGCGTCGGGTTCGCCGCGCCGCAAAAACTTACTCAAGCAATTGGGTATTAAATTCACGATTCACGTTAGTGATGTTGAAGAAGACTTTGATCCCGCTCAGTCATCAGCAGACATAGCGTCTGCCATTGCCGAACGAAAGTGTGCGGCCATCAGTCCGCAGCATCCTGATGGGCTCACCCTTGCTGCGGATACGATTGTCGTGCACCATGGCGAGGTCCTCGGCAAACCTGCCTCTCCTGTTGAAGCCAAAACAATGTTGCGCCGACTGGCCGGACAGCAACACCTTGTGTACACAGGCATTGCCCTTTCCCACCCCGCCTCCAATCGCAGCGTAACCGCGTGCGAAGAAACCGCTGTACACTTTGCCCCGTTGTCAGACGCAGAAATAGATGCATACGTAGCATCTGGCTCGCCACTGGACAAAGCCGGCGCGTACGGCATCCAGGACGACCGTGGTGCGCTCTTTGTATCTCGAATTGAAGGTGATTTTTACAATGTAGTTGGGTTACCCTTACATCTGCTGTATACTGCGTTGAAAACAAATTTTGCCGACTTAATTACCACCTGAGTACCCTACCCCAACACCTTCTTATCATATGCCCGCCTCAATGGATAAAACGCCATCGTTGGATAACTTGAAACTGCTCCTTATTCAGGCGCGCACTGATCCGGCCATTCTGGATCAGGAAATGCAGTGTTTTGTAGAGCGCTGCCGGGTTGCGCCGCATCAGATAGCCAGCGTAAATGTGTGCATGGAGCCTTTACCAGATGATGCTTTTTCAGCTTACGATGCCATTTTCATCGGAGGTGCCGGCGAGTTCTCTGCTAAAAATGACTATGACTGGATGCCGGCATTGCTCGCCCTTGTTCAAACAGCCGATCAACGCGCGTTTCCTTTGCTCGGCTCCTGCTGGGGACACCAGATTATTGCGCGGGCGCTTGGCGGCAAGGTGATTTACGACAAAGACCTCACTGAGATGGGATGCCATTGGATCGAACTCAATACGGCGGGTCAGCAAGATACGCTGTTCAAAAATTTCCCTACGCGTTTCAAGGCCAATATGGGGCACCACGATCGCGTTAGCGTGCTCCCGCAGGAAGCAGTCAACCTGGCCTTCAGCGACACGCAGTCAAACCAGGCTTTCCGAATAGCGGACAAGCCCATTTATGGCACCCAGTTCCATAGCGAACTTGATGCTGCCAGAGAAAAAGAGCGCCTTTACGCGTACCGAGATCATTATACCGAAGTTGAAACGGAGGAAGCTTTTCAAGAAATCATCGCCGGCCTTGCCAAAACCACCGAGGTAGATGAACTGCTGTACAAGTTTTTGGTATCTTATGTAGCCCACCCTACACGTTGACACACCCTTGATGAGAGACTCTGACAATCGCATATTTTCCGAAGAAGAAGTTGGCCGGCTGCTCCGTATTGCGATAAAGCAGCAGGAAGCAGATGCTGAGGCGCAGTACAACATGAACCACGGGCTTAGCCTGGAGGAAATCGAGCGCCTCGCAGCCGAAGCCGGCATTGATGCAAAATACATACGCGTTGCCCTGCAAAACCTGGATGTGCCAGAAAAGGAAGCAATTAAAGCGGGCTTCTGGGGTATTCCGCAAACCATTGAATTCAAGTACCAGGTGCCCGGCAAGCTAAATGAAGATGCCATGGAACGCATCCTGGTAGAAATCAGGCGCGCTTTCAAGAAGTCGAGGGGAAAGTTCGACACGTTGAAGAACAGCTTTGAATGGACCAATTCGGGCACAGGGGCAAGTCCAGCACTTGTGCAGGCACAGCCCGTCAACAATAATACGCACATCACCATCAAGGAAAGGCAAGACAATCCGCTTGTGCTGAGCTACTTGATTCCTTTTTTGTTTCTTACCATAGGGACCATAGCCAGCATCGCGGAAAGTAACCTATCGGCGTGTTTTTTCATTTCGAGCAACTTTTCCGCCTTGTTTTTCCTGGCACGATGGAACTGCTGGCGTGTGTATAAGAAACGTCACAAAGTGTTATCAGAATTACGAGATAAAATTAACCTGGCACTGGAAGAAAACCGGGAAAAAGCATGGTCCTACGGCGACACGTCCAGCACCAATGCAACCGGCCCATCGCTTTCTCTTGATGCAGCAGAAGGATACGAACAGGAACGCGAATCTCGCAGTAGCGCTAAAAAAACGAAATCGTAACCTGATACGACGAACCTCATCCCTTGAAAGACGTACGATGACCAGACCCTAGCGCATTCCATCTTGGCGTTTCGTCCGGCATTCGAACCGGCATTCCATCAGCGTCTGTCTTACAGCGTTTTCTCTACCTGACTTATATGAAACATTTGGCCTCTCTTGTCCTTGCCGGCATTGCTGTGTTGGGAATTAGCGGATGTACACAGGAAACACAGAATCGATTTGGCCGCGCAGTGCAAAACTGGACAGGCACCAATGGGGTCCTCGAGGTTTATGCCGGCGATAACGTCGCCCGTCGGTTTCTAAAAATTGACAAGTTGACCACAGCCAACGCTACCGGAGGCAGCCAGTCGCGCCCCTACCGTTTTGGCTACGGGGTTCTCGACGAAAACCTGAACGGCGTTGTGGATCCAGGAGAAAAAAAGGTCTATTTCGAAATCAGCGACTACTCCACACCGTACGTCTTTTACGAAAGCCCGGACTAAGACGTCTTTAGCCTCCCAGCCGCCACACTTTCACACCCGGTTTTGTCACATCTTTGTTGCCCGTGATTACAGCACCTCCTTACGCAAGGCTAAACGCAATATTACTGAGCATCCTGACAACGTTTGTCATTGGCTTCGTGCTCCTGGAGCTGAAAGTGGTGCTCTTGCCGTTTGCTATTGCAGCAATGATCACCATCCTGTTAAAACCACTTGTGCGTTATATGCACGAGAAGGGGGTGCCATTTGCGTTTACCATGTTGGCCGTTGTGGCATCAATCACGTTGGTAGGCTTTCTGTTTGTCATCATACTGACCTCTACCATCAGCCAGTTTATCGCAGAATTACCGGGATACAGAGGCAAGTTTGAGCTCCTTGTTAGCGATGGCCAAGCATTCATTGAGCGCTTTGCGCTTTTCTTTGGTATTCCGGCAGAAGAAGTTGAATTGCCGCAGCTCAATTTCTCTTACATCTCCACAGCAGCCCGTGCCGGCCTCAATACACTTTTCAATTTCCTCAGCACAGCCTTTTTGATTATCCTCTTTCTCTTGTTCATGCTCATTGGCTCCGGACAAGCTGAGAAAAAGGTGAAAATGGCCTTTCCTGAAGAAATGGCAGATCGGATTACGCTCACAATTAAGAATATTGGTAGCCAGGTTCGGCGCTACCTCCTTACCAAAACCCTGGTTAGCCTCATCACGGGTTTGCTAACCTTTCTTGTGCTCTGGTTCATGGGCGTAGACTTCCCTATCATCTGGGGCTTCACAACCTTCCTGTTTAATTTTGTCCCAAACGTGGGCTCCATGGCCTCGATTATTCTGCCGTTCCTGCTTTCCCTGCTCCAGTTCGATGGACTGATGGTGCCGATTGTAACGCTGATCCTGCTAGGAGCCGTACAGGTCTTGATGGGGAATTTCCTTGAGCCAAGAATTCTGGGTTACAACCTGAACCTCAGCCCGTTACTCATCCTTGTTTCGCTGATTGTATGGGGGTGGCTTTGGGGTATTGGTGGGATGATTCTGGCGGTACCCATCACGGCTACCATCAAAATTGTGTTGGGCAACATCGAGACCTTCAAGCCGCTATCCGTGATGATGAGTGGCGCCAACGGAAAGCTCGCGCCCCCTACGGAAAGTACAGGTACGGGCTAAGCGCGTTTTTTACTCCTCAAGGAGTAGGAATTAGCCGGCAAAGGAATCCTGCGTAGTAGTCTGTCCCACGGAAGTGTCCGTAGAAAAGCTGTATCCTGTTCACCCCCGGACTTTACAGCCATGGAAAAGACTAAAAAAATCTACCAGCGCAGTTTTTGGGCCATTTTTGTTTTCTGGACCGTTATCTGCTCAGCAGCTATCGCTTAGGCAAACCGACAGCGTCAGGCTTCAATCGTGTTTGCCAGGATGGACTCCAGCATTTCACGTGACTCTTCGTTGCCCCTGTTCAATTCATCAAGCATCAGGTCAATAATCTGCTGCTTGCTCATGTTGGATTCCTCCATCATGATCTCCCAGAAGTATTTTAGCCAGTCCGTATTGTTTTCACGGGT
Protein-coding sequences here:
- the lnt gene encoding apolipoprotein N-acyltransferase; the encoded protein is MSGVLLAVSFPPFPLPFVSCVALIPVLRHSFSQADTRKVYLDFFFVFLILFAITFSWPLRHPFTNTAFASLSGVLLLPMSMALPFAAGNFVQKKAGYLAGAVACCAFFLTVESFWTHGPLAMPGTLLGHSLAHAPYIRQMADVSGVAGLSLWVLTFNFIYTGLWLAKNKRIRKKLLLCAIVLLFFPLLYGLIRLNTLPQHHTTTRVALVQPAVPSILWTDEYDGSRITQLIQLTDSLHQTAMPPALVIWPETALPLVADNSNQHHQHLSAWLQTKELPLLAGAILPAPDATGPTAFTNSAVLHRDSTRIRYNKNKLVPFAERVPFENLTRKLGQFRVDAGGVAGYQPGHSQNTMAMPDANLGVLICFESLFGGYTRKYIKEGADFLVALSNIGWWGSRFAPAQYLAFSTLRAIETRRALAINTVSGPGLVVDQTGDTIANTTWMQRTVVDVDIPHYRTTSVYATFGDWLSILALLISIGLVCYLALPYISTITGRKTN
- a CDS encoding Maf family protein, coding for MQFTCPLILASGSPRRKNLLKQLGIKFTIHVSDVEEDFDPAQSSADIASAIAERKCAAISPQHPDGLTLAADTIVVHHGEVLGKPASPVEAKTMLRRLAGQQHLVYTGIALSHPASNRSVTACEETAVHFAPLSDAEIDAYVASGSPLDKAGAYGIQDDRGALFVSRIEGDFYNVVGLPLHLLYTALKTNFADLITT
- a CDS encoding type 1 glutamine amidotransferase translates to MPASMDKTPSLDNLKLLLIQARTDPAILDQEMQCFVERCRVAPHQIASVNVCMEPLPDDAFSAYDAIFIGGAGEFSAKNDYDWMPALLALVQTADQRAFPLLGSCWGHQIIARALGGKVIYDKDLTEMGCHWIELNTAGQQDTLFKNFPTRFKANMGHHDRVSVLPQEAVNLAFSDTQSNQAFRIADKPIYGTQFHSELDAAREKERLYAYRDHYTEVETEEAFQEIIAGLAKTTEVDELLYKFLVSYVAHPTR
- a CDS encoding AI-2E family transporter; protein product: MITAPPYARLNAILLSILTTFVIGFVLLELKVVLLPFAIAAMITILLKPLVRYMHEKGVPFAFTMLAVVASITLVGFLFVIILTSTISQFIAELPGYRGKFELLVSDGQAFIERFALFFGIPAEEVELPQLNFSYISTAARAGLNTLFNFLSTAFLIILFLLFMLIGSGQAEKKVKMAFPEEMADRITLTIKNIGSQVRRYLLTKTLVSLITGLLTFLVLWFMGVDFPIIWGFTTFLFNFVPNVGSMASIILPFLLSLLQFDGLMVPIVTLILLGAVQVLMGNFLEPRILGYNLNLSPLLILVSLIVWGWLWGIGGMILAVPITATIKIVLGNIETFKPLSVMMSGANGKLAPPTESTGTG